The DNA segment CGTGGCGAGGACGACCTCGAGCGGCTGCGGCATCCGCTCACCCATCACTCGCCGCCGGCCTGCGCCGCGAGCGCGGCGCGCTGGATCGCGGTGAGCTCGGTCGTCCCGGCGAGCGCGAGGTCGAGCAGGGCGTCGAGCTCGCGCCGGTCGAACGGCGCGCCCTCGGCGGTGCCCTGCACCTCGACGAAGAGTCCGCGGCCGGTCGCGACGACGTTCATGTCGGTCTCGGCGCGCACGTCCTCGACGTACGCGAGGTCGAGCATCGGCGTGCCGTCGATGATGCCGACCGACACCGCCGAGACGGTGTCGATGAGCGGCGTCGCCTTCTGGGCGATGAACTTCCGCCCGCGCGCCCACTCGATCGCGTCGGCGAGCGCGACGTACGCGCCCGTGATGGCCGCGGTGCGCGTGCCGCCGTCGGCCTGGAGCACGTCGCAGTCGATCTGGATCGTGTTCTCGCCGAGCGACTTCATGTCGACCACGGCGCGGAGGCTCCGTCCGATGAGCCGGCTGATCTCGTGCGTCCGCCCGCCGATGCGGCCCTTGACCGACTCGCGGTCGTTGCGGGTGTTCGTCGAGCGCGGCAGCATCGCGTACTCGGCGGTGACCCAGCCCTTGCCCTTGCCGGTCATCCACCGCGGCACGCCGTTGGTGAAGCTCGCGGTGCAGAGCACCTTCGTGTTCCCGAACGAGATCAGCGCGCTGCCCTCGGCGTGCGCGGACCAGCCGCGCTCGATGACGACGTCGCGCAGCTCGTCGGGGGTGCGGCCGTCGGCGCGCACGAGGTCGGGGGTCTCGGTCACTGGGTTCTCCTGTCGGTGGCGGATGCCGCGGGCGCGGCGGTTCCGGATGAGGCGGTGCGCGCAGCGGATGCCGCGGCTGCGGGCAGGGTGAGCACGCCGGTCTGCACGAGCTCGACCTGCGAGATCTCGGGACCGATGAGGCGGTGCGCGAGGTCGAGGAACGCGGCGCTCGAGCCGCCGGTGGCCTCGAAGCGGTGCACGGGCGGTTCGGGCGCGCGGCGTTCGAGCCCGCCGGAGACGAGCACCCGGTAGACGTCGTTCGCGGTCTCGACGTCGCTGCCGACGAGGCTCACGCCCTCCCCCATGACGTACGAGATGACGCCCTTGAGGAACGGGTAGTGGGTGCAGCCGAGCACGAGCGTGTCGACGCCGGCGGCGCGCAGCGGCGCGAGGTACTCCTCGGCGACGGCGAGCACCTCGGGCCCGGTCGTGACGCCCGACTCGACGAACTCCACGAACCGCGGGCACGCGGCCGAGGCGAGTTCGAGGTGCGGGGCGGCGGCGAACGCGTCGTCGTAGGCGCGCGACTGCACGGTGCCCGCGGTGCCGATGACGCCGACGCGGCCGCTGCGGGTCGCCGCGACCGCACGCCGCACCGCGGGCTGGATGACCTCGACGACGGGCACGTCGTAGCGTTCGCGCGCGTCGCGCAGCATCGCCGCGGATGCGGTGTTGCACGCGATGACGAGCATCTTCACGCCCTGCGCGACGAGGTCGTCGAGCACGGCGAGCGCGTAGCGGCGCACGTCGGCGATGGGCTTGGGCCCGTAGGGCGAGTGCTCGAGGTCGCCGAAGTAGAGGATCTGCTCGTTCGGGAGCTGGTCGCGCACCGCGCGCGCGACGGTGAGCCCGCCGACGCCGGAGTCGAAGATCCCGATCGGTGCATCACTCACGAGGATCCAGCCTAGATCAGCGGATGCCGCGGCCGCCCGTTCCGCGCCCGCGGCGCGACCGCGACCCGTGCAGTGGCTAGGCTGACCGCGTGACCGGGTCTGCTGCGCTCTTCACCGACCGCTACGAGCTGACGATGGTGGATGCCGCCCTCCTGGACGGCACCGCGCACCGCGAGAGCCTGTTCGAGGCGTTCGCGCGGCGCCTGCCGGACGGGCGCAGGTACGGCGTGGTCGCGGGCACGGGCCGCCTGCTCGAACTCGTCGAGCGGTTCCGCTTCGGCGACGACGAGCTCGAGTTCCTGCGCGCGGAGCGCGTGGTGCGCGACGAGACGCTCGACTGGCTGGCCGACTACCGGTTCCGCGGCGAGATCTGGGGCTATCGCGAGGGCGAGGCGTACTTCCCGGGGTCGCCGCTCGTGACGGTGCAGGGGTCGTTCGCCGAGGCGGTCATCCTGGAGACCCTCGTGCTGTCGGTGCTGAACTACGACTCCGCGGTCGCGGGTGCGGCGGCGCGCATGGTGTCGGTCGCGCTCGGCAGGCCGATCGCCGAGATGGGCTCGCGCCGTGCGAACGAGCGGTCGGCGGTCGCCGCGGCACGCGCGGCGTACATCGCCGGGTTCGATGCGACCAGCAACCTCGAGGCCGGCCGGCGGTGGGGCATCCCGACCATGGGGACCGCTGCGCATTCGTTCACGCTCCTGCACGACTCCGAGGAGGATGCGTTCCGCGCGCAGGTCGAGGCGATGGGTCCGGGCACGACGCTGCTGGTGGACACGTACGACATCCGCGCGGGCGTCGAGACGGCGGTGCGCGTGGCCGGCACGGGTCTCGGCGCGGTGCGCATCGACTCGGGCGACCTGCCGACGGTCGCGGCGGCGGTGCGGGAGCACCTCGACGAGCTGGGTGCGGTGAACACGCGCATCACGGTCACGAGCGATCTCGACGAGCACGCGATCGCGTCGCTCGCGAGTGCTCCGGTCGACGCGTACGGCGTGGGCACGTCGGTCGTGACCGGGTCGGGGTTCCCGGCCGCGGGCATGGTCTACAAGCTCGTCGCGCGTCGGGGCGAGGACGGCGCGTGGGTGGGCGTCGCGAAGGCGTCGACGAGCAAGACGAGCGTCGGCGGGCGCAAGAACGCCGCTCGGCGCATCGATGCCACGCGCACGGCACGGGAGGAGCTCGTGTACGTCGGCGACGGGCCCGGGGGCGAGGATGAGTTCGCGGCGGACGACCGCCTGCGGCCGCTCATGGTGCACCTCATGCACGAGGGCGAAGCGGATGCCGCCCATGTCGGCCCGGCAGGCGTGAGGGCCGCACGGGCGCATCGCGCCGAGGTCATGCAGGAGCTGCCGATCGAGGCGTTCCGGCTGGGTCGCGGCGAGCCGGTGATCCCGACCACGTATCGCTGAGCGGCGGGCGGTCAGCCCTTCTTCATGCGTTCGTAGATCTCTTTGCAGCTCGGGCAGACGGGGAACTTCTCCGGGTCGCGGCCCGGGGTCCACTTCTTGCCGCACAGCGCGCGCACTGGCTTGCCGGTGACGGCCGACTCGAGGATCTGCTCCTTCTTCACGTAGTGCGAGAACCGCTCGTGGTCGCCCGGTTCGATGGTCTCCTCTTCGAGGAGCTTCTCGAGCTCGCGGTCGAGCACCGTGGTGCCGCCACCGGGCGCGTCGGGGTCGGCGATGCTCGCCTGTGCGGGACGGATCATGGGCTCGATTCTACGCCGGGCTCACGCCCGCACGGCGGCCGCGACGATCTCCGGGCCGCGCCGGTCGAAGACCCGCCCGCCGGACCAGACGCCGACGGCGACGGCGATCAGGCCGAGCCCGACTCCGGCCGCGAGCGATGCGGTGTGCCAGGCGGGGTCGTCGATGATCCCGAGCGTCGCGAACCCGATCGCGGGGGCCGCGATGAGCAGCGAGCCGAACATCGTCACGGACTGCACGAGCGCGGTCAGCGCCCCGGTCGACTGGGGCTGCTGGAACGGGCTGTCGCCGGGCTTGACGACGGGGTACGGCATTGCCGCCGAGGTGATCGAGCCGATGCCGAGCCCACCGAGCAGCAGGGCGGTGCTCACGCCGAGCAGCGACGGGAGCAGCCGCCAGTCGCCCTGCACGAAGACGGTGACGGCGCTGCCGATCCCGATGACGAGGATGCCGGCGACGAGCACGGGGACGAGCCGGCCGAACCGGTCGGCGGCGCCGCGCACGCCCGTGGCGACGTGCAGCCAGACGGCCGTGTTGTCGTAGGCGGTGTCGTTGTGGAGGATCCAGCCGAGCAGGAGGCAGATCACCGGGACGGGGATGAGCGCGAGGTACATCTGCGGGACCCCGGCGATCCCGAGGGGGAGCATCACGAGCACGGGCGTGACGGGCACCATGAGCAGCGAGACCCAGTACCGCGCGTCGCGGAACCAGTAGGTGGTGCTGCGCGCGGCGATCGCGCCGGTCGGCCCCGACGGGGTGCGGCCGAACCAGCCGAGCCCGTGGTAGCTGCGCGAGCTCGCCTCGCGCCCGGGCGTGATGAGCATCCTGGACACGAGCGCCCGCCATGCGAGCCACGCGAGCCAGACGGTCGCGCCGGCGATCAGCAGCTTCAGCACCGCTGGGCCCCACGCGCCGCTCGCGGCGTCGCCGGGCACGGCGAACGCGGCGCCGAGCGGGGTCCACGAGAGCGTCTGCGCGATCGTGCCGAGCACGCGTCGTCCGGAGGCCGCCCAGTCGACGGTCGTGAGCGCGACGATGAGCGGCGCGAGCATGACCAGCAGGAGCACGCCGAGGACGGTGCCGACGTCCCGTGCGCGGCGGGTCTCGAGCAGCAGCCCGGCGACTCCCGCGGCGAGCCGGGCGGCGAGGATGCACGTGACGAATCCGAGTGCCGCGGCGAGGATCGCGATGAGGGCGATGCCGAACCCGCGCGACCAGG comes from the Agromyces marinus genome and includes:
- the murI gene encoding glutamate racemase: MSDAPIGIFDSGVGGLTVARAVRDQLPNEQILYFGDLEHSPYGPKPIADVRRYALAVLDDLVAQGVKMLVIACNTASAAMLRDARERYDVPVVEVIQPAVRRAVAATRSGRVGVIGTAGTVQSRAYDDAFAAAPHLELASAACPRFVEFVESGVTTGPEVLAVAEEYLAPLRAAGVDTLVLGCTHYPFLKGVISYVMGEGVSLVGSDVETANDVYRVLVSGGLERRAPEPPVHRFEATGGSSAAFLDLAHRLIGPEISQVELVQTGVLTLPAAAASAARTASSGTAAPAASATDRRTQ
- a CDS encoding nicotinate phosphoribosyltransferase, with translation MTGSAALFTDRYELTMVDAALLDGTAHRESLFEAFARRLPDGRRYGVVAGTGRLLELVERFRFGDDELEFLRAERVVRDETLDWLADYRFRGEIWGYREGEAYFPGSPLVTVQGSFAEAVILETLVLSVLNYDSAVAGAAARMVSVALGRPIAEMGSRRANERSAVAAARAAYIAGFDATSNLEAGRRWGIPTMGTAAHSFTLLHDSEEDAFRAQVEAMGPGTTLLVDTYDIRAGVETAVRVAGTGLGAVRIDSGDLPTVAAAVREHLDELGAVNTRITVTSDLDEHAIASLASAPVDAYGVGTSVVTGSGFPAAGMVYKLVARRGEDGAWVGVAKASTSKTSVGGRKNAARRIDATRTAREELVYVGDGPGGEDEFAADDRLRPLMVHLMHEGEADAAHVGPAGVRAARAHRAEVMQELPIEAFRLGRGEPVIPTTYR
- the rph gene encoding ribonuclease PH; the encoded protein is MTETPDLVRADGRTPDELRDVVIERGWSAHAEGSALISFGNTKVLCTASFTNGVPRWMTGKGKGWVTAEYAMLPRSTNTRNDRESVKGRIGGRTHEISRLIGRSLRAVVDMKSLGENTIQIDCDVLQADGGTRTAAITGAYVALADAIEWARGRKFIAQKATPLIDTVSAVSVGIIDGTPMLDLAYVEDVRAETDMNVVATGRGLFVEVQGTAEGAPFDRRELDALLDLALAGTTELTAIQRAALAAQAGGE
- a CDS encoding DUF3039 domain-containing protein, yielding MIRPAQASIADPDAPGGGTTVLDRELEKLLEEETIEPGDHERFSHYVKKEQILESAVTGKPVRALCGKKWTPGRDPEKFPVCPSCKEIYERMKKG